The window TATCCCGCGTGGGTCTGCTGTAACTGGGTAAAACGGTTAATGGCCGCCCTTCCAAGGATACTGGCGACAAGCAGTCCCAGTGACGTCCATGCGGCCCTGTTTGTCTGATCCCCGTCAGTAAGCGCCAGCACCACAAAATAAATGGCGCTTACCTGAAACATATAAAAAACAGCATAGAAGAATCCCCAGAAAATAGATTTATTGATATTTTTTTGTTCTTTCCCCGCAAACTTCCAGATTTTTTTCAGCACTCCGATCATGCCACATCACCATCCTTTGCACCGATATGGGCCTCCCACATCTCCTGATACAATCTGTTTTGTTTCAAAAGCTCCTCATGAGTGCCGCTTCCTGCTATGCGGCCATCCCGGATCACAAAAATCTGGTCTGCATCTGTAATCGTAGAAAGACGGTGTGCGATTACAATGACTGTCTTTCCACATACAAGGCTTGCCACTGCCCTCTGTATCACCGCCTCATTTTCCGGATCAATATAAGCGGTTGCCTCATCCAGGATTACAATCGGTGCATTTTTTAGCATGGCTCTGGCTATGGCGATTCTCTGGCGTTCACCCCCCGAGAGGTGTGCACCGCCCCCTCCTACCCGGGTATCATACCCACTTTCTAATTGACGGATAAATACATCACATCCGGCGGCCTTTGCCACAGCCTCCACTTCGGCATCACTTGCCTTTGGTTTTCCCATACGGATATTTTCTCTCACCGTCTCGTCAAACAGATAGTTATCCTGAGATACAAAGGCCATCTGATCATAAAGCTGGGAAAGTGGAATCTTCCCCAGATCATGGCCGCCCAGGAGAATCCTTCCTTTTTCTACGTCCCAGAATCCTCCGATGAGTTTGGCGATGGTTGATTTTCCGCTTCCGCTGGGCCCCACAAAGGCAGTCATACTGCCTGCGGGAATCGTAAGGGAAATATCATGCAGGATTTCTTTGTCGTCGTGATAGCCAAAGGAAACATGCTCCACCTGGATATCCATAGAGGAAAATTGTACCTGCCGCCCGCCATGATCCTGCTCTTCCCCGTTCAGAATCGAATCCACTTCCCCCACGATTGTCCCCACCTTCGCGAGACTGTCCACAAAATCCATGGCCGCCAGCAAGGGGCCTGCAATACCAAGAGAAAGAATAATGGTGGTGATAAAGGTCTCCACAGAAAGACTTCCACGCTGGTACATCAGCCATCCTACAGGCAGGATTGTAAGCAGTGTAGTCGGTGCAACCGCTCTTGATATAGAAACCGGAAGCTGACAGCCTTTCATCCAATGATAGAAATAAGATGCATTTGCCCTCACCCGGTCTGCAAACTTTGCATAAGAATTTTTTCCCTGATTAAACGCCTTAATCACTTCAATCCCACCGATATATTCCACGATGGCCGCATTCATATCCTGTGTCACTTTCACCGATCCCTCATACTGTTCCCCATAATTTTTCATGACCGCCATCATAAATACCATGCCTACAGGGATAGAGACCAGAGACAACAATGCCATTCTCCAGTCCAGGACGAACAAATATACCAGAATGCATACCGGCCCCAGAATATTCGCCGTCATCTCGGGCAGTAAATGTGCCAGAGGGCGCTCCATGCTGTCCACCTGATCAACGATGATCTGTTTCATCTGCCCGCTTGGCGTATCCGTCACTGTGCCCAGCGGCATCCGGGGCAGTTTTTTCAAAATACACTCCCGTATGCTTTTTAAAATTGAAAAAGTTGCTTTATGAGACATAGCAAGAGCCAATGCATAAAGCACCCCACGGATGGCGAATCCGGCAAACGCCGCCAGGCACCACCCGGTATAAAACCTCATGTCTGTCTTTCCAGCCAGCAATCCGATAATCATCTGTGCCGCCGAATAATAGGGCAATATTCCGCACAGTACACCAATAGATGCGGAGATAATAGCTCTTATCAAGCCTCCCTGATTGTCTTTCCCCAGCTCCCACAAGCGGAGCAAAGGACTTTGTTTCTGCATATTGATTCCTCCTATCCAAGTTAGTTTTTGCTAACCTATCTTTTTATAAAAAGGCTGATACCTGCGGATCCTGACAGGAAACAGCCTGATTATCGACTTTATGGGGTTTCGGGATTGAACACCGTAGAAAATCCCTGCATATGGTACCGGTTGAGCAGACGCACATATTTGACCGCCTCTTCTTTTCTCATATTATGGCGCACCACTTCAAACATTCCGTTAAAATAGGCGGTCACAACCATGTGGATAAATTCCTCTGTCACCAGGCCCGACTTCACACTTTCACATCCAATGACTTCCATGTATTTATACGTGTATTCCACCTCAATATCCACCAGTTCATCCAGAAAACAGGAAAACCGGGTTCCCTCTGCACTGTCCAGCAAAATCCGGAATTCTTCAAAATGGTCGTATATATAATCCAGCATCTCCATCTGATGCTGGGAAGTATATTGCCCCATCTCACTTTTTTGGACATCCTCGTCAAAAGAATGAAAGTCTTCCTGCACTTTCAGGAATATATTCTTCAGCTCCACTGCCGCCGGCTCCACAACCGCCTGAAACAATCCTTCTTTATCTCCAAAACGAGTATAAATGGAACCCGTGCTTGTTCCGGCCTCCTGTGCAATGACACGCATCGAAGCATCCTTATAACCCTTTTCCAGAAATTCTTTTTTCGCGCGCTCCAGTACAGCTTCATATACTCCCTCAATCTGCTTTGCCATCCATACACCTTCTTCCCATTTATTCATAACACCGTTTCATAACGATGTTATGATTATACTCCCAGATAAATATTTTGTCAAGAACGTATTGCAGCGTCCATGCACAAGTACCTTGTACACGGACGCTGCTCAAACAGCCTTTAGAAAAAAATCCAGCAGCCTTTCTCTGCCGTCACGTTCTTCAATACAATAACTTTCCTGTACTTGCCCATTTTCCAAGTGAATGACATAATTGCAGCACCGCAGGATGAATTCTGGGTCATGGGTT of the Luxibacter massiliensis genome contains:
- a CDS encoding ABC transporter ATP-binding protein; the protein is MQKQSPLLRLWELGKDNQGGLIRAIISASIGVLCGILPYYSAAQMIIGLLAGKTDMRFYTGWCLAAFAGFAIRGVLYALALAMSHKATFSILKSIRECILKKLPRMPLGTVTDTPSGQMKQIIVDQVDSMERPLAHLLPEMTANILGPVCILVYLFVLDWRMALLSLVSIPVGMVFMMAVMKNYGEQYEGSVKVTQDMNAAIVEYIGGIEVIKAFNQGKNSYAKFADRVRANASYFYHWMKGCQLPVSISRAVAPTTLLTILPVGWLMYQRGSLSVETFITTIILSLGIAGPLLAAMDFVDSLAKVGTIVGEVDSILNGEEQDHGGRQVQFSSMDIQVEHVSFGYHDDKEILHDISLTIPAGSMTAFVGPSGSGKSTIAKLIGGFWDVEKGRILLGGHDLGKIPLSQLYDQMAFVSQDNYLFDETVRENIRMGKPKASDAEVEAVAKAAGCDVFIRQLESGYDTRVGGGGAHLSGGERQRIAIARAMLKNAPIVILDEATAYIDPENEAVIQRAVASLVCGKTVIVIAHRLSTITDADQIFVIRDGRIAGSGTHEELLKQNRLYQEMWEAHIGAKDGDVA
- a CDS encoding TetR/AcrR family transcriptional regulator, yielding MAKQIEGVYEAVLERAKKEFLEKGYKDASMRVIAQEAGTSTGSIYTRFGDKEGLFQAVVEPAAVELKNIFLKVQEDFHSFDEDVQKSEMGQYTSQHQMEMLDYIYDHFEEFRILLDSAEGTRFSCFLDELVDIEVEYTYKYMEVIGCESVKSGLVTEEFIHMVVTAYFNGMFEVVRHNMRKEEAVKYVRLLNRYHMQGFSTVFNPETP